CATCCAGATCCcacgggtaccgtgggagtctgagagccgctcgtcgccggactggactcgttgttgtgatccattactcgatgatgctcttgaacagaaagatagagagagagagagaaaactcgttaaaacaagtggtgcaaatgaaaatggaacgaaaatcgcgtttatatatgattttaaaaaaaaaaaaaaaaaaaacggaaaATCGGCGCTCGCCggtcgctggccgatcgggcctccacaatggcggctagccgatcggccagcgcttcggccagcgacgagcgatcggccgccacgccgatccgctcgccaAAATCGCGtcgccgattgcaatggttcggctagcgcgacgaatcggctagccggtcgctagccgaccattggagatgctcttacaaTCTTccccttttccctttttctacTTCTTTTTATACTTCCGGacccaactaagttgaatcGTATTCATTTTTGGAATCACACGAAAGTTAAGAAACACGAAATAGTAACACACGGGAAGAAGTAAGAAAATGTCTAGGAAACAGATAATCCAGAGTATATATTTCTCGCTTATCTTTTTTAAAAGGTGaattttaaaaggaaaagaaaattaaatattccctccatcacgataagatgacacattttttagtCGACATATAATTTTAAGAGTTATTGGTAAATATGTTGAattagaaagagagaaaaagtgataTAAAGATTAAATGGAGAGATAAACAgaattggatattttaatagaaacGATAAAAAGTGGTTAAAAGTATTATTTATAGAGAGACAATTACGTTattgttttcaaaaatagaagtgTGCATCTTATTTTAGACAAACTAAGAAGAAAAttgtgtcatcttagctggattttagttgggacgaaTGAAGTAGTAGAATTTTACCTTTTGTGTGCTTGGGGCCATGTGGGCGATGATGGGAGGACGTTGTTGGGCAGGGCGATGGGTATGGTTGCGACGCGCAGGGTTGCGACGCGCAGGACATACCGCTCGCGCTGTGTAACATCCgacattttctacttttaattGAGCTCGAAATGATGTCGATTTCAAgctgaattaattttttttatctcttttttacGTTTAAAGGATTATTGGATGTTTACGGTCGATAAAGtcatcaatattaaaaatgggccactcactcCTTGGTCTAATGGCAAAGGGCGCTGAGTTATCAGTTCATGAGGTCCATGGTTCGATTTTCATGGAGACAACTTGAGGAATTAATTTTCCATGAGGTTTCGCTCCTAGCCCTTGCGGTTGGGCGCGTGTCCCCGAGCCTTCTGGCTCGTGGTTCGGCCTTGTGCTACTCCACCTAGGTCCTCGTGGCTCGTGGTGATGTCCCGAGCCTTTTGGCTCGCGGGTTGGTCTTGTGTTGCCCCCTGGGCCCTCGTGGCTCATGGTGTCTCTCACCGAGCCCTCCGCGGCTCCTAGTGTGTTCCGAGTCCTTGCAGCTTCGGTGTGCCGAGTCCTTGCAGCTCTGGCTCGCGGCCTTGTACCCTTGCGGTACAAGACTGTCTTCCCCTAGGGTCTTCGTACCCTTCGGTGTCTCGGCCATGGCCCTTGCGGCTGTGTGCATGTCTTTCTCAGCACTTTTGCCCAGTCTTCGCTTGAACAGAGATGCCTCTTGGGGTACGTTTCGAGCGTCCCTCTCCAATATAAGTCCTCATATGCGTAGGGGCTGGCGTTACCTAACCATAGGTCCAGGCCGGAGGGGATCTCTGGAGCTTAACGAGCCCTTGTGGTTCGGTCTCGTGTCATGGTCCTTGCGGCTGTGTATAAATTGTCatttgtaatttcattttattattatttaaatttttaaaaataaaataattattaaatttagggttttagatcaaactatcaatatagtgtattaagCATATCATTGTGATGCTTGGAATATGTCAACATAATTTcgaattgacattttatatgtattatgttgacatattttattagcTATGTTTATATTAATCTAGCACTACAAAAATACGAaaactcaatatttttttccaaattttgacatcggaacatatgcaagttagatctcgttagaatccttataaaattatctctaATGATATgtgttgtgtgaaaaaataatttaaattgagatagttatatgcatttaaacttttgagatatttttaaaaagttagttataactaatttattgttaattgacataaatatcctaattgacattttatgtTAGATACATTGATACTcgaaaatgatatatattgaCCCTTGATTTGAAAATGTCTATCATTTAGTTGTAGtcaacaatttaaatattagttaacaatataacacaTGCCCTCGTGTCAGATCAATAACAACTTTTGGTTAAGTTTAGGTcaattccataatttataaaaatagctaattaaatcataaattttgcaTATATCTTAATTGTCCAATATGGGGCGCACTATGTTCAATACGTTAAATTCTGTCAAAAGTAAAAGCAAACCTCAGTCCTTGTAtccttagattggatggttgtgataataatatcgagctacattattacacttaaagcgttacattattagccgagctacatattagactacacaatctacattattacattattagccgagctacattattagactacacaatctacattattaaatgacacgtgacaTTAGTCTAACGGTGACATCACAAGATccaatgaattaaatttattttgatttttgacagaattttACTTATTGACCTGATCACGTCCTTGTCCAATATAGTaaacattttgataaaatttgttataacttttatactattatattttcatcaatcacgtaataattactaatttaaatgataagttttattaatattttaattataaaaaataattaagaaatatgcaaaattaTAATCTACTCCTCCGTCTCATTCAAGATGGCCACATTCTTAAGTGACTtgagattttaggaagtgttgttaggtggaataaagtagagaggaaaaaaatagttgaatattttaacgAGGAGAGAGGagtttatttccaaaattggtaagtggtcatcttgattgagataaaaaaaaaaggaaagatgaTCATCTTCATTTTAGGCCGTAAATTTGCGATTAATTTTTTCgtgtaataaaattagaattttaagtgtaatgagacatcacttaataaaggacttcttaacttaaactaacatattaattaaatgcattaattttaacttaaactataaatagtataaGGAGTTTGTGACGAGCCGAAAAGCAACAGTGCAAataacatgggacggagggagtacaaattaGTGTACGTGATTAATCATAAGTCAACCGAAAGtagttattataatttaaatgataatttttctttatatcaAACAATATATAGAGAGGTACgtacaaaatttgattcctaaaaaaatattctactATCTAAAAAGTACATGACGAAATAGATAATCCTACTTGCTCTTGACATTTGGATTATCTcgatttataaaataaaaatgaatccATTATTAATGCGATAAAACGTttaatttgacaattttataaGCGCCCAAATaaactttttactttttaccgCAATATAACTTTTCACTCCCCCATTTCAATCCACCTGTCACTGTCACTGTCACCGGATAACAGATTACTTTGAGAAGAAGATGGTTTCAAGAGCCATAGCATGTGTTGACTGCGACCGATCTCAGGGGAAGCAGCCAAGACCCATCGATCGATTCTTTAAAATCATGTTCGGCGAAGACTGCTCACAATTTCTGGTACGTctctctttcattttctttttcttttcttttttttgcttCTGATTATTCTGTTTCgcctttttttctatattaatatGTCTCTTTCACTTTGATtctgttttaagaaatgtaaaataaaagtggatGGATAAAATTGTTGAAGTTTGAGTGCGATTttaggggaaaaaaaaaagaaagtaagtggaaaaagtaattgaagctTGAGCTCtacttttatactccctctataGTCTATCCCATTTAAAGTGgatcatttcttttttcagtacaagattttattggtgttgttttgtgtgttcagttgagagaataaattactaaagaataaagtgggagattgatgtttctattttttgaaataatgataactaccaaaaaggaaaatgtatcACTTTGAATGTACGCCGTTAATTTAGTATGGAAAAGTGTCTCATTCCAAACTGGGACTGAGGGTATTAAGGCTCTTGTATGATTCTGTTTTATATTATGTGCTTTTGTGAGTATGTTATTCTGTGTTCTCTGTAGAGAGAGAGCATCAATGCAGTTTATATATGTTCTGTTGCACTCAGTTTAATGTGAACTTACTTAGCATAATCAAATAAGTATATTTCTTATTGCATTGGTTCTACTTTTACCCCTGCATGGGCTGGTTGTAATCTCCTATTTACTGGTTTACTTATCGgcttattattattgttgccATGAATTCGACGTCATGTTAAAAGCATCTCCCATAATCCCATTGTCCATTTAGCTTATTAGCAAAAGCCCTAAGTATCTatcatcacaatttttttactgCTTGATTTCAATATGTTTGAGCATGGGGAAATAGAAAAGATTACATATTGACAGGTATCTACAAACCAATAAAgaacttcaaaaatttaaatttattggcCATTTGCACCAGTCAACTTTTTGGTGTAATTCCAGTATTAATTTAAAGGTTTAGACTTTTTTTTGGCCCAGCACAAACTTAAGGTGCATTTGAGAATCATTGTAAACTTTAAGGGCTCTGtatctcaaatattaatgATGCTAGTCCGGTCATGTGTGATCACACATTTAAAAAGGTTGCATGGTGGAGAACTGTGTCTACGGTGCTATGCAAGATACTTTTACCATGTCCATGCCTATCCCACATAGATTAAAATCTATGAACCTTTTGGAGGCTAAAAAAGGATTACTTTCTACCGCCCATATGGGCTTAATCTTGCATTTTGAATGTGAGCCTTTTGTTGAAATGAACAAATAAAGTTCTTAACCTTTTGCAGTACTTGCCTCCGGGATCTGCAAAAATAATGAAGCACTTGACTAATCAGGAAACACAAATTGTGGATGTAAATGGGCAGAAATGGTCTGTAACACTTTCCCCTGTCAAAGGCTCCCTTGCATTTAAAAGGGGTTGGCAAAAGTTTTTTCGAGACCACGATCTCAAAGCAGGAGAGTTCTTGGTATTCGAATACTATGAGGAAAGTGATTTTGTTGTTCAAATCTATGGAACAAGCGCCCGTGAGAGAACAAACTTCAGTTATAACATGGCTTGCCAGGGCAAAAAACGTGGAAGAGACCCTGGAACAGCTTCAGAAGATGAATCATGTGAGATAGTTGGTGTAAATTCAAGTGATGAATCCATCTCGACCACTGGTGATGAATTTCAAAACCGTAAAACCAAGCATGTGGTTAAAAGTGCTGGCTTGGGGGTTTCTGAACTTCTTCCGATACCAGTGGACATTGAGGATCCAATTTGTATGATCAACAATAGTGATTGGTATCACGAAGAACACAGGAATTCCTTATATGACTTAAGCTTTGAGATGGAATACAAAACATCAGATGCAAAGAAATGTGAGAGAGCTGTAATCACAATGTTAGACCCTCGTACTGAAACTGAACAGCATGATGCCAACTTAGATAATGCATCAGGCCCAAAATTATCCCTTTCTTATAATCAGGTTCTGGAACTGACCAACCCAGCTCAAGCGGAGCAGACTAAGACAAATGCAGAGAATGCTCAAGTGGCTGTGAACAAGGAAACTCTAATCACAAGTAACAGTGCTGAACTTTCTAGTGACAAGTTGGTGAAAGCTTTGCATGTGAAAACAGCCCTTTCTCATACAGTAAATGGAAATGAGATTAAAAAGAAGGTGGATGACACTCAAATCGCTCCGCATTCGCATCAAGAGGGAGGCCAGTCTGGTGGTGATTTCATGAACAAGTTTTATGAGAAAACTTCTGATAacagaaaaatgaagaagggCGAGTTGGATAATGTTTGCAGTTTCCAAGATGGTAAGACAACTTGTGCTTAGACTTTGGTTCATTCCATTTTtaacatattataatatacaaTTAATGTCTTATGATATTCTTCATTGACCAGTGGTACCTGTTGCACTAGACAAAGCACAATCCATAAGCAAATCTCCTTTCATAAAGATTGCGAAAAGAGAGCATGCTTCCATCTCCAACTCAACTGTCA
The genomic region above belongs to Salvia hispanica cultivar TCC Black 2014 chromosome 3, UniMelb_Shisp_WGS_1.0, whole genome shotgun sequence and contains:
- the LOC125210622 gene encoding B3 domain-containing protein Os02g0598200-like isoform X2, whose amino-acid sequence is MVSRAIACVDCDRSQGKQPRPIDRFFKIMFGEDCSQFLYLPPGSAKIMKHLTNQETQIVDVNGQKWSVTLSPVKGSLAFKRGWQKFFRDHDLKAGEFLVFEYYEESDFVVQIYGTSARERTNFSYNMACQGKKRGRDPGTASEDESCEIVGVNSSDESISTTGDEFQNRKTKHVVKSAGLGVSELLPIPVDIEDPICMINNSDWYHEEHRNSLYDLSFEMEYKTSDAKKCERAVITMLDPRTETEQHDANLDNASGPKLSLSYNQVLELTNPAQAEQTKTNAENAQVAVNKETLITINGNEIKKKVDDTQIAPHSHQEGGQSGGDFMNKFYEKTSDNRKMKKGELDNVCSFQDVVPVALDKAQSISKSPFIKIAKREHASISNSTVKNPLGLHATTITKGIKMEDKDNVFLQLPTGGKEPPVTWNEPQMIYPQVVKVEPDLPYETGQLDTTNRFLSPFSAEMESKLYLELPVPITLPRKRCRSQLRFYSRIVYLRDSVGRIWPVVYRECFGGRALTVNWTNLCEQNNIKPGDKCRFQVEDSSLFVFRVDVTHGSG
- the LOC125210622 gene encoding uncharacterized protein LOC125210622 isoform X1 — translated: MVSRAIACVDCDRSQGKQPRPIDRFFKIMFGEDCSQFLYLPPGSAKIMKHLTNQETQIVDVNGQKWSVTLSPVKGSLAFKRGWQKFFRDHDLKAGEFLVFEYYEESDFVVQIYGTSARERTNFSYNMACQGKKRGRDPGTASEDESCEIVGVNSSDESISTTGDEFQNRKTKHVVKSAGLGVSELLPIPVDIEDPICMINNSDWYHEEHRNSLYDLSFEMEYKTSDAKKCERAVITMLDPRTETEQHDANLDNASGPKLSLSYNQVLELTNPAQAEQTKTNAENAQVAVNKETLITSNSAELSSDKLVKALHVKTALSHTVNGNEIKKKVDDTQIAPHSHQEGGQSGGDFMNKFYEKTSDNRKMKKGELDNVCSFQDVVPVALDKAQSISKSPFIKIAKREHASISNSTVKNPLGLHATTITKGIKMEDKDNVFLQLPTGGKEPPVTWNEPQMIYPQVVKVEPDLPYETGQLDTTNRFLSPFSAEMESKLYLELPVPITLPRKRCRSQLRFYSRIVYLRDSVGRIWPVVYRECFGGRALTVNWTNLCEQNNIKPGDKCRFQVEDSSLFVFRVDVTHGSG